TGGGCGTGGGTGTCGACCTGGCTACCGGTAAGGCATCCCACGCGGTGCAGCGTGGCGTTCGTGTGGATATACACCCGGATACCCAGATGCCGTTTGCCGATCTGGAAGTGCCGGACTGGCGCGAGCTGGTGAAGCTGGCGGCCAGTTGCTACGAAATGACCGGCCTCGGGTATCTCGGCTGTGACATCGTGCTGGATCGCAAACGTGGGCCGCTGTTGCTGGAAGCCAATGCCCGTCCGGGGCTCGCCATCCAGATCGCCAACGGGATCGGCTTGCGCACGCGCCTGGAGCATATCGAGCAGATGGATCTGGAACAGCTGGAAAAAAATGTGGAAGAAAGGGTCGCGTATTCCATGGACTATTTTGCGGCGAAGCCAATGACGTAAACACGGCTTGGCCTGATGCAGAAAGTGCAGCGGATTTGATTCGATAAAAACAAAAGAGGCGAGCAAATGCTCGCCTCTTTTGCGTGTAAGACCTGCCTTTTTACAGGTTCTTCAGCGACTCCAGCTGCTCAGTAAAACGCACGCGGGCGCTTTCCAGTTCAGCCAGTCGTTCCCGCTCTTTGTTGACCACCGCCTCAGGGGCTTTGTCGACAAAATTCGGGTTTTTCAGTTTGCCGGCGACTTGCGCCAGGTTTTTATCCAGCTTGTCCAGCTCCTTCTGGACCCGGGCACTTTCCGCCTCTACGTCGATCAGGCCGGCCATGGGTACGAGCAGCTCCAGGTCGCCCACCAGTGCGGTGGAGGAGGCCGGAGCTTCAGCGCCTTTTTCCAGCCAGTCGATGGATTCCAGACTGGCCAGTTTGGTCAACAGGCTGCGGGTCTGCTTGAGCAGGGCCGCATCTCGTTCATCACCGTTGCGTAGGATCAGGGGGATTTTCTTCGCCGGGGAGATATTGATTTCACCGCGAATATTACGCACCCCTTCGATAACCTCTTTTAGCCAGGCAATGGCCGCTTCAGCGTTTTCATCGATGCGATGCTCGTTGGCTTCCGGGTAGGGCTGCAACATGATGGTGTCGCCGGCCTTGCCTGCCAGGGCTTTCACACGCTGCCAGACTTCCTCGGTGATATACGGCATCATCGGGTGCAGCAGGCGCAGGACGGTCTCCAGCACACGGATCAGGGTGCGGCGGGTGCCTTTCTTGACTGCGTCGCTGGCGTTGTCATCCCACAGTACCGGCTTGGACAGTTCCAGATACCAGCTGCAGTATTCACTCCAGACAAAATCGTACAGCGCCTGGGAGGCCAGGTCGAAGCGGTAGCTTTCGATGGCTTCTTTCACCGCGATCTCGGTGCGTTGCAGTTGCGAGATGATCCAGCGATCGGCAATGGACAGCTCGAAATCTTCGCTGCCGCCCTGCCCGCAATCGTGGCCTTCGCAGTTCTGCAGCACGTAACGCGACGCGTTCCAGATTTTGTTGCAGAAGTTGCGGAAGCCTTCAATGCGGCCTACATCGAACTTGATGTCGCGTCCGGTGGAGGCCAGCGAGTAGTAGGTGTAACGCAGGGCGTCGGTGCCATAGGCGGCGAGGCCCTCCGGGAATTCCTTGCGTGTCTGCTTTTCAATCTTTTCGCGCAGATGCGGCACCTGCATGCCCGAAGTGCGCTTCTGTACAAGACTCTCCAGGTCGATACCATCGATCAGGTCGATGGGGTCCAGCACGTTGCCCTTGGACTTGGACATCTTCTGGCCCTGGCCATCGCGCACCAGGCCGTGGACGTACACGTTTTTAAACGGCACTTCTTTTTTGAAGTACAGGGTCAGCATCATCATGCGAGCGACCCAGAAGAAAATGATATCGAAGCCGGTCACCAGCACGCTGGTGGGGTGGAAGGTGTTGAGCTCCGGTGTTTCTTCCGGCCAGCCGAGGGTGCCGAAGGTCCACAGGCCGGAGGAGAACCAGGTATCGAGTACGTCGTCGTCCTGACGCAGTTCGATATCGCCCAGATTGTGTTTCTCGCGCACTTCCTCTTCCGAGCGGCCAACATACACCTTGCCGTCGTTGTCGTACCACGCCGGGATGCGGTGGCCCCACCAGAGCTGGCGAGAAATACACCAGTCCTGGATGTCACGCATCCAGGAGAAGTACATGTTCTCGTAGTTTTTCGGCACAAATTCCACGCGGCCGTCTTCCACCACCTTGATGGCTTCCTCCGCCAGCGGCTGGGTTTTCACATACCACTGATCTGTCAGCCACGGCTCGATCACAACGCCACTGCGGTCACCGCGAGGGACCTTCAATGTGTGCGGCTCGATTTTTTCCAGCAGGCCCAGGGCATCCAGGTCTTCTACTACCTGCTTGCGCGCAGCGAAACGCTCCATGCCGCGGTATTTCTCCGGCACGTTGTCGTTCAGGTTCGCATCCTGATCCAGGATGTTGATCATCTCCAGATTGTGGCGCTGGCCCATTTCGTAGTCGTTGAAGTCGTGGGCCGGGGTGATCTTCACACAGCCGGTACCGAACTCTAGGTCGACATAGTCGTCGGCGATGATCGGAATTTCACGGTCCGCCAGCGGCAGTTTGATGGTCTTGCCAATCAGGTGCTTGTAGCGCTCGTCTTCCGGGTGCACCGCCACGGCGGTATCACCCAGCATAGTTTCCGGGCGGGTGGTGGCGACTACAAGATGGCCGGAGCCGTCGGTCAGCGGATAGCGGAAGTGCCACAGGCTGCCCTGTTCTTCCTCGTTCAGCACTTCCAGATCGGAAATGGCGGTGTGCAGTTTCGGGTCCCAGTTCACCAGACGCTTGCCGCGGTAGATCAGGTCGTCTTCGTACAGGCGGATAAAGACTTCCTGCACCGCCTTGTAGAAGCCGTCGTCCATGGTGAAGCGCTCGCGGGACCAGTCCGGGCTGGCGCCGAGGCGACGCAGCTGGCGGGTGATATTGCCGCCGGACTCTTCCTTCCACTCCCACACCTTTTCGATAAATTTGTCGCGGCCCAGCTCGTGGCGATTCTTGCCCTCGGCGGCCAGCAGGCGCTCTACCACCATCTGGGTGGCGATACCTGCGTGGTCAGTGCCCACCTGCCACAGGGTGTTGTCGCCTTTCATGCGGTGGTAGCGAATCAGTGCATCCATGATGGATTCCTGGAAACCGTGGCCCATATGCAGGCTGCCGGTGACGTTGGGCGGCGGAATCATGATGGAGTAGGGGGCGGCCTGGGTATCGCCGGAGGGTTTGAAGTAACCACTCTCTTCCCAGGTTTTGTACCACTGCTGTTCGATGGCGTTTGGCTGGTATGTCTTGTCCATGCGCGGGGGAATGCCTTGCTTTGAATCGCTTTGCCGCCCGGGGCCGGCTATGCGGTCACTCGAGGCGAATGAGTCTGTGAAAAAGGGGCGGAATTATACCGCCGGCGACAGCCGGGGCAAAAGGTATGGCCGGGTTAGTCGGATTTGGTGTCTTCCGGGTAGATTTCGTTGACCATCAGGGTGATGTTGGCGCGCAGCTGTCGCTCGAGTTCGGGCAGCTGCTCGGCCATCAGTTGCTCAATGAGGCGCTCGCGCGCACTGGGGACCGGTGCGGTGTCCTCTCCAGGAGAGGTATCCGCTGCCGCGTCATCGCTAGCCGGGGCTTTGGGTGCGGCTGGCGCCGCTGGTTTCGCGATGCTTTCCTCTGGCGCTGTGCCGGAAGACTCCGCTTCCGCACGCGGAACCCTGCCGCCGGTTAGGCGGGCGCGAATGTGTGGTGGCAGAAAGGGGTTCTCGGTCAGCGCGGCGGGCAGTGGCTTGTGCGCGCTGGCGGCTGGCCTGGCGGTGGGTTGCCTGGTTGCCGTCTGCTGGGTTGCGGTCTCACTGCGGGTGTCTGCAGCGGGCTTGCTGTCGGCTACCGGCTCCGCTTTTTGAGGGGCTGGGGCCGGCTTACGCGGGGCGTCGAACAGGCCCGGTTGAAACTCTTCCTTGGCGCTTTCCTGGCTCGGAGGGGCAGGCTTTTGATCGCTGAGTTCCGCTGCCTCTGGCTGATCTGCGCTTTCCGCAGGTGGCTCGTGGCGCGGCAGGTTCTGCAGCGGGCGCAACAGTTCGCGGTCGGTTTCGCTCAGCAGCGGGGTGTATTCCTCAACCGGCTCCTCATCGACGGGACTGAACAGGATGGGCAGGTCGGCTTCCTGCAGCGGGCGCGGAGAGACAGGTGCCGGCTGGTTCCCATGCGGGCTCTCGGGCTTGCCGTCCACCTCTTTTGCGGGTGCTGCCACCTGATCCAGCAGGGGGATATCCGCCTCCATGTCGCTGCCGAGCAGGTCGCGGAGAGAGTTGAGCTCGCTGAGCAGCTCTCCGGGCGGCTGGCCGTGGCGATGTTTTCTGTTTTTCTTGCGACCGGACATGGAGCTGGCTTTGCTTTCCGCTTGGGATCAGTTGGGTATTTTGTGTGATTGTAACGGATATCCACGATCGCGGAAGTGACTGTATCGCGTTCTCGAGCGGGCGAGGGAGTCCGGGTGCTGGCAGACGATTTCCGCCAGACGGTCAAACCGGCTGAACCAGCCGGGAATGTCGGTGCACAGGTTGATGAGCAGGCCGTGGTGCTGGCCGGGATCTTCGCCGCTATTGATTTCAATGGCGGCCTGCTGGTCGAGGTTCTGTGGCGCATGGGGCAGGAAGCTGTCTTCCCGAAAGGTCCACAGGCGTTCGTCCAGTTGCTCGGCCTGCTGCGGGCTGTCCACGGCGATCAATACCCGCAGGCCGTTGCGGAACGCTTTTTCGGCAAGACGGCAGGCAAAGTCCGGAATTGCATCTGGATTCTCTGAGGCCAAAACGTAGAAGTCGATACGGGTCATCGGCGATCGCTTTCAATACACAAATGGTCATTGCGAAGGCGCCGATGCTCGGTGCAGCTTTGTGAAACCTTCCGCGAGAGGGACCTCGCGGAAGAGCCCCCATGGATGGGTTTACGGCGTGTTTCACAAAGCTGCACCGGGTAGCGGCGCCGCCACTTCGGTTGTTCCGTGCTCCGGAATCTAGAGCGGTAGCGGTGCAGGGGCTGGTGACGATTTACGAGACACGAGCTAGGCGCCCCCCCCGATAACCCATCCATGGGGGCTCGGACGCGGCCATCCGGGCCGCGTACGGTCTCGCAAATCGTCACCAGCCCCTGCACTTTCGCGTCAGCTGTTTTGCTTCGGTTGAACCAGAATCTTCACTTTTTATTCAGGATGTATTGCAGCAACAGCGGCACCGGGCGTCCGGTAGCGCCTTTGGCGGCACCGGATTTCCAGGCGCTGCCGGCGATATCCAGGTGGGCCCAGTTGTAGTCTTCGGCAAAGCGCGCCAGGAAGCAGGCGGCGGTAACGGAGCCGGCTTCGCGGCCACCGATGTTCTGCATATCGGCAAAATTGGAGTTCAGCATCGGCTGGTACTCGTCCCACAAGGGCATGCGCCAGGCGCGGTCACCGGTGGTTTCACCGGCAGCCAGCAGCTCGTCGGCCAGTTTGTCCTGATTGGCATACAGGCCTGTCGCATGGTTGCCGAGGGCGATGACACAGGCCCCGGTGAGGGTGGCCACGTCGATCACCACGCTGGGCTTGAACTTGCCCGCCCAGGTGAGGGCGTCGCACAGTACCAGACGGCCTTCCGCGTCGGTGTTCAGGATCTCGATGGTTTTGCCGCTCATGGAGGTGACGATATCACCGGGCTTGCTGGCGCGGCCGCTGGGCATATTTTCCGCAGCGGCAACCACACCCACCACGTTGACCGGTGCATTCATTTCCACCAGCGCGTTCATCACGCCAAACACACTGGCTGCGCCGCACATGTCGAACTTCATTTCATCCATCTGCATGCCCGGCTTAAGGCTGATGCCGCCGGTATCGAAGGTGATGCCCTTGCCCACCAGTACAATCGGCTTCTGGCCGGTCTTGCCACCCTTGTAGTTCATCGCGATCATCGCCGCCGGCTCGTCGCTGCCCTTGGCGACGCTCATGAACGCGCCCATGCCGAGGGATTCCATTTTCTTGTTGTCGAGAACCGTGGTGGTCAGCTTTGCGTGTTTTTTGGCCAGTGCCTTGGCCTCGGAGGCTAAATAGCTGGGGGTGCAGATATTGCCGGGTAGGTTGCCCAGCTCGCGGGCAATATTGCTGCCCATGGCCTGGCCGCTGCCAAGATCCACACCCTTCTGTGTGGCCTTCAGCTGCTTTTTGTCGGCAGCGTGTACGATGAATTTGGCCAGCGGGTAGGGTTTGGCGTCGCTGTGACAGCGGGTGAATTTGTAGCCAGCGAGACCGGCAGCTAGCGTAATCTGCTGTGCCTGCCAGGTCGCATCCACGCCTTCGACAGAAACCTCGGAGAGGTAGCTGGTGGCATCTTTCAGGGACTTCACCCCATTGGCGCTGGCACTGGCCAGCTTGCGGAACTCGGTGGCGGAAACGGGCGTTTTACTGGTGCGCACCAGCAACACACGCTCGGCGCTGCCATCCAGGGTAGGAACCAGAAGGGTGCTGCCGGCGGCACTGCCGAGGTCGCCGCGCTTGAGCAGCTTCGCCAGATTGCCGCCATTTGCCTTGTCGAGAATACTGCCGCTATCGGTGAAGCGATTTTTGTTGTCGACGGCGAGAATGGCGCAAGCGCTGCGCTGTTTGCTGATATCGGTGACCTTGGCGGTGAACTGCATGTAAATGGTTCCTTGATGTTCTTTGGGCCCCGCGGCTCTTCCCGCAGCTCTTAAGGGCTCGATGCGAGCGGTCTGTCGCGGCGCCGGTTGTGAGCGGACCGAGACATTGCCGGGCTTTTTGGTGATAATGCGCCGCACAAGTTTAACCCGAGAAGGATCGGATTGCTTGATCCGGTGTCCTATCCGGATGTATCTAAACTGGAATTTGGCATTCCACTCGCTTCTTTTTTCGAACCGCAATCAGGGACGCTGGACGCTCAGTGATTATTTTCCGCTACCTCTGTCGCGAACTGCTTGGCGCGACCCTGGCCGTCAGTGCCGTGTTACTGCTGATGGTGATGAGTGGCCGTTTTGTGAAGTACCTGGCGGAGGCCGCGTCGGGCGAGCTGTCTGCAGGTATTCTGTTCTCGCTGATGGGGTATCGCTTGCCCGGCTTTCTCGAACTGGTGATCCCGCTTGGGTTCTTCGTGGGCATTCTGCTGGCCTACGGGCGTCTGTATATAGAAAGCGAAATGACCGTGCTGCACGCCTGTGGTTTCAGTGAACGCCAGTTGCTGCGTTATACCCTGGTGCCGGCGCTGCTGGTGGCGGCCTTTGTTGCCGCCATGAGCCTGTATCTGACGCCCACCGGCATCGAGCGTACCTCCCACCTGCTGACGGCGGATAAAACCCGCAGCGAATTTGATCACCTGGTGCCGAAGAAGTTTGTCGCCACCAGTGGCGGCCGCGCGGTGTATTACGCCGAAGGTCTCAGTGACGACAAATCCACCATGCACGATGTGTTTCTCGCCGAGCTGGGCAATTCCCGCGGCAACATGGAAACAGATCACCAGATTGTTACCGTGGCCCGCGAAGGGGTGCAGCGCATCGATCCGGCCTCCGGGCTGCGTTACCTGGTGCTCCGCGATGGCTACCGGTACGAGGGCGTGCCGGGGCAGAGTGACTACCGGCAGATGGCATTCGACAGTTACGAGGTGCTGCTGGAAATTCCACGCCTGCGCACCAAGTCCAGTGAAAAGCTGCAGTCCATGTCTACCGCTGCGCTGTGGAAAAGCGACAATCCCCGCGAACGGGTCAACCTGCACTGGCGCTTCAGTTTGCCGGTGCTGGTATTGGTCGTGGCCATTCTGGCGGTGCCCCTGAGTCGTACCAATCCCCGTCAGGGACGCTATGCCAAGATGATCCCCGCGGTGCTGCTGTACATCGTTTATCTGGTTGCCCTGCAGAGTGTGCGCGGTGCCATTGAAGACGGCAAGATTGAACAGGCGTGGGCGATCTGGCTGGTGCACCCGCCGTTTTTGATTCTGGGGCTGTTACTGCTGGGTGGGCGCAATCACAAGCCGCGCAAGCGTCGCGCCGAGCCCCCCGCAGGTGACGCGAATGGAGGTGCCCATGTCCCGGCTTGATCGTTATATCGCCCGCACCGTCACCATGGCGATTCTCGCGGTGCTGCTGGTTATTCTCGGCCTGGACGTAATCTCAGCGATCGTTGACCAGCTGGGTGACCTTGGGGACGGCTACCAGTTTATGAACATGCTGGAGTACATACTCTGGTCGCTACCGGAACGTATATATAGCCAGCTGGGCTTTTCTGCGCTGGTGGGCTGTATGGTGGGTCTGGGAACCCTTGCCGGCACCAGTGAGCTGACGGTGATGCGGGCCGCGGGTATATCCATTGGGCGTATTGCATGGGCGGTTATGAAGCCGGTGCTGGTGCTGATCGTACTGGGACTGGCGCTGGCTGAACTGGTGATTCCGGTCACCAACCAGACGGCAGAGAGCCGCAAGGCGATTGCCCAGGGTGAGCTGGAAAATTCCGGCCTGGAGCAGGGGTTGTGGCTCCACGATCGCGATGAGTTTGTCCACTTTAATGCCGCCCTGCCGGGTGGCACCCTGTTTGGCATCACTCGTTATCGGTTTGATGAGGATCGTCAGTTGCAGCGGGTGGTGTTTTCCGAGCGCGGGCTGTATGAAGATGGCCGCTGGACGTTGCAAAACAGCCGGCAGACCAGCCTGACCCCCGAGCGTGCCACCAGCAGTCAGGAGGCGCGTTCCTTCTGGGAGTCGGATATTTCACCGGATCTGTTCTCCCTGGTGGTGCCCATGCCGGCGGATCTGTCGCCGCGCAATCTCTGGTCCTACGGCAAGTTTCTCGATCGCAAGGGCGAAGATTCAGCCCGTTACTGGCTGGCGTTCTGGCGTAAGGTATTGCAGCCGCTCACCATCGCGGGTTTGGTGATGATGGCGATTTCGTTTATTTTCGGGCCTCTGAGGGAGGTGACCACCGGCTTGCGGGTGTTTACCGGGGTGATCGTGGGGATTGTGTTCCAGACGGTGCAGGATATGCTCGGCCCATCGTCGGTTGTGTTCGGGTTTTCCCCGTTTATCGCCGTACTCGTGCCCATTCTGGCGAGCTTTCTGCTCGGCTGGTTGCTGCTGAAGCGGGCGCGCTAACCGCGCCCCTCACTTCTACATCACAGGCTTCTGCTCAGCCTACAGTTTCTTTTCTTTCTTCTTTTTTGGCAGTCGCCGAACTTCGGAGTCCGAGGCCAGGTCGTGCCAGCTGGCACCGTCGGCGCGCAGGTAGCCCCATAGAAACCCGAGGCAGAACACACCCAGCGACACCGGGCCAACCAGTGCACGGATAAAGCACTGGTACCAGCTCAGCTGTACACCGTTATTGTTGGCTACCATCAGGCGCCAGGCGCGCATGCCGATGGTTTGCCCTGCGGCGCGCCAGGACCAGAAAAAATAGCCCGCTGTAACCAGCAGCAGGCCGAACCGATACAGGGGGCCGCCGACGCAGGGGGTATAGTCCAGGTGTTCCGGTTGGCACTGCAGGCCACCAAAGGTGGTCGCCACCATCATCGCAAAGAATCCATACACCATCCAAAGCCCGGCAACGATCAAAATATCGTAAATCAACGCCATCAGCCTTGGCAGCACGCCGGCGTGGGGAAGTTGGTTGAACTGGGTGGGCGCCTTGACTGAATCGGGCACGGTCGTCTCCGCTAGTTTGAACTGGCGGGGATTCTAGCAAAAAGCAGGGCGAGAGGGGCGGAGAGGGGAAGGGAGGGCGTGCGCCCTCCGCTCAGAACTCGTACTGTACGGAAATCTTGAACTTGTCGTCGGACAGCCGGAAATCGTAATCCAGCGCGCTGTTGAGCCGGCCGCCGCTCTGGGTATAGCGCAACAGGGGATGTTGCTTGCTGCGCTTGTGTTGTTCCATATAGGTTTTGAAGCCCATCTTCAGGATTTCGTTCACTGCGCGGCCGCCGGTCACATTGTGTGTTTGGTCCGGGCGGGTGTGTAGCTCCAGCCATTGATGGTTCAGGCGTCGATGTACCATGCCCATGGAGTTATTGCGCAGGTTTTCCGCGGATTCATACAGGGCCTGGTTGTCCATGCCAAAGGCGCTATCGATAAAGAAGGCGTTGTCGGCTTGAAGGTTCAGTGCGCTGGTGGAATCGGGAATGAAAATATCGTCGGCGAGCAAGTGGGTGGAAACAGGAAGAAAAGCCAGTGCGACCACGGCCGGCAAGCGGCAGGCATGACGTCTATTGAAGCGAAACCGAATACTGCGAGTTTCCATTTTTCCACCCCGGGGCGTTTTACTTGGCTCAGAACGCTGATGAACAGCTACTGAATTTATTATGGCTCACCCTTTATAAACCGTTGTATCTCACAGTTTCCGGTACTTTGCCAATGAAAAGCCTGACTGCTGTGGGTTTCCTGGTCATGTTCGTTAAGGCCGCGCCATTGCTGAATATTTAGAGTCTTGCCCGGTTTACGGGGGCTGCGCTGAGGTTTCCGCCAATGTTTTTTAGGAACAAAACTTTTTAGTTTTAGGGGCGCTTTATAAAAAAATTGTCTAGTGGCCCAGATATTGGATCACTAGTTATCGGGATGGTTCGTCAGTCATGGGACGATTGGCGTCAAAGTGGTCGGAAATGAATGGTGGGTCGGTGAGCAAGGCTGCGCGCTGATCGGGCAAGTAAGAACCAGTGCATCGAGCACTGGTTGACAGCGCTGTCTTTTTCATTAAGGTGGATGCTTGACCGAATCGAATATTTCCTGCTTCACCACATAAGAACACTAGGGCATCGGTGCTCGATGCTTCATCTATAAAGAGAAGATTGATGAAACGGCTTCCCCTTTTTGCCAGCCTGGCGTTGTCCGCCTTTATCGCATCCTGCGCAGACCC
The nucleotide sequence above comes from Microbulbifer salipaludis. Encoded proteins:
- the lptF gene encoding LPS export ABC transporter permease LptF, producing MIIFRYLCRELLGATLAVSAVLLLMVMSGRFVKYLAEAASGELSAGILFSLMGYRLPGFLELVIPLGFFVGILLAYGRLYIESEMTVLHACGFSERQLLRYTLVPALLVAAFVAAMSLYLTPTGIERTSHLLTADKTRSEFDHLVPKKFVATSGGRAVYYAEGLSDDKSTMHDVFLAELGNSRGNMETDHQIVTVAREGVQRIDPASGLRYLVLRDGYRYEGVPGQSDYRQMAFDSYEVLLEIPRLRTKSSEKLQSMSTAALWKSDNPRERVNLHWRFSLPVLVLVVAILAVPLSRTNPRQGRYAKMIPAVLLYIVYLVALQSVRGAIEDGKIEQAWAIWLVHPPFLILGLLLLGGRNHKPRKRRAEPPAGDANGGAHVPA
- a CDS encoding valine--tRNA ligase encodes the protein MDKTYQPNAIEQQWYKTWEESGYFKPSGDTQAAPYSIMIPPPNVTGSLHMGHGFQESIMDALIRYHRMKGDNTLWQVGTDHAGIATQMVVERLLAAEGKNRHELGRDKFIEKVWEWKEESGGNITRQLRRLGASPDWSRERFTMDDGFYKAVQEVFIRLYEDDLIYRGKRLVNWDPKLHTAISDLEVLNEEEQGSLWHFRYPLTDGSGHLVVATTRPETMLGDTAVAVHPEDERYKHLIGKTIKLPLADREIPIIADDYVDLEFGTGCVKITPAHDFNDYEMGQRHNLEMINILDQDANLNDNVPEKYRGMERFAARKQVVEDLDALGLLEKIEPHTLKVPRGDRSGVVIEPWLTDQWYVKTQPLAEEAIKVVEDGRVEFVPKNYENMYFSWMRDIQDWCISRQLWWGHRIPAWYDNDGKVYVGRSEEEVREKHNLGDIELRQDDDVLDTWFSSGLWTFGTLGWPEETPELNTFHPTSVLVTGFDIIFFWVARMMMLTLYFKKEVPFKNVYVHGLVRDGQGQKMSKSKGNVLDPIDLIDGIDLESLVQKRTSGMQVPHLREKIEKQTRKEFPEGLAAYGTDALRYTYYSLASTGRDIKFDVGRIEGFRNFCNKIWNASRYVLQNCEGHDCGQGGSEDFELSIADRWIISQLQRTEIAVKEAIESYRFDLASQALYDFVWSEYCSWYLELSKPVLWDDNASDAVKKGTRRTLIRVLETVLRLLHPMMPYITEEVWQRVKALAGKAGDTIMLQPYPEANEHRIDENAEAAIAWLKEVIEGVRNIRGEINISPAKKIPLILRNGDERDAALLKQTRSLLTKLASLESIDWLEKGAEAPASSTALVGDLELLVPMAGLIDVEAESARVQKELDKLDKNLAQVAGKLKNPNFVDKAPEAVVNKERERLAELESARVRFTEQLESLKNL
- a CDS encoding DNA polymerase III subunit chi translates to MTRIDFYVLASENPDAIPDFACRLAEKAFRNGLRVLIAVDSPQQAEQLDERLWTFREDSFLPHAPQNLDQQAAIEINSGEDPGQHHGLLINLCTDIPGWFSRFDRLAEIVCQHPDSLARSRTRYSHFRDRGYPLQSHKIPN
- a CDS encoding leucyl aminopeptidase; translated protein: MQFTAKVTDISKQRSACAILAVDNKNRFTDSGSILDKANGGNLAKLLKRGDLGSAAGSTLLVPTLDGSAERVLLVRTSKTPVSATEFRKLASASANGVKSLKDATSYLSEVSVEGVDATWQAQQITLAAGLAGYKFTRCHSDAKPYPLAKFIVHAADKKQLKATQKGVDLGSGQAMGSNIARELGNLPGNICTPSYLASEAKALAKKHAKLTTTVLDNKKMESLGMGAFMSVAKGSDEPAAMIAMNYKGGKTGQKPIVLVGKGITFDTGGISLKPGMQMDEMKFDMCGAASVFGVMNALVEMNAPVNVVGVVAAAENMPSGRASKPGDIVTSMSGKTIEILNTDAEGRLVLCDALTWAGKFKPSVVIDVATLTGACVIALGNHATGLYANQDKLADELLAAGETTGDRAWRMPLWDEYQPMLNSNFADMQNIGGREAGSVTAACFLARFAEDYNWAHLDIAGSAWKSGAAKGATGRPVPLLLQYILNKK
- a CDS encoding RDD family protein, with protein sequence MPDSVKAPTQFNQLPHAGVLPRLMALIYDILIVAGLWMVYGFFAMMVATTFGGLQCQPEHLDYTPCVGGPLYRFGLLLVTAGYFFWSWRAAGQTIGMRAWRLMVANNNGVQLSWYQCFIRALVGPVSLGVFCLGFLWGYLRADGASWHDLASDSEVRRLPKKKKEKKL
- the lptG gene encoding LPS export ABC transporter permease LptG; protein product: MSRLDRYIARTVTMAILAVLLVILGLDVISAIVDQLGDLGDGYQFMNMLEYILWSLPERIYSQLGFSALVGCMVGLGTLAGTSELTVMRAAGISIGRIAWAVMKPVLVLIVLGLALAELVIPVTNQTAESRKAIAQGELENSGLEQGLWLHDRDEFVHFNAALPGGTLFGITRYRFDEDRQLQRVVFSERGLYEDGRWTLQNSRQTSLTPERATSSQEARSFWESDISPDLFSLVVPMPADLSPRNLWSYGKFLDRKGEDSARYWLAFWRKVLQPLTIAGLVMMAISFIFGPLREVTTGLRVFTGVIVGIVFQTVQDMLGPSSVVFGFSPFIAVLVPILASFLLGWLLLKRAR